A region of Paractinoplanes abujensis DNA encodes the following proteins:
- a CDS encoding NAD(P)H-binding protein — MIVVTGATGNVGRTLVSLLAESGAEVTAVSRGRRPIAVPDGVHHHRADLAQPQSLRPALAGAEAMYLLVEGAGAHLDTAAILRVAKEAGVKRVVLQSSQAAGTRPDSVSHAPLRAIEDLVREAGPEWTILRPGGFASNAFAWAASMRAAGTVAAPFGDVGLPVIDPDDIAAVAATVLPGGHEGRTYELTGPALSTPRQRVADLAAVLGRPINFVDQTPEQAREQMLQFMPPPVVEGTLAILGAPTAREQRISPDVAAVLGRPPRTFAEWAARHVRQLSPN, encoded by the coding sequence ATGATTGTTGTGACAGGCGCTACCGGAAACGTGGGCCGCACGCTCGTGTCCCTCCTCGCCGAGTCGGGGGCGGAAGTGACAGCGGTGTCGCGCGGGCGACGCCCGATCGCGGTGCCGGACGGGGTTCACCACCACCGGGCTGATCTGGCCCAGCCGCAAAGCCTGAGGCCGGCGCTGGCCGGGGCCGAGGCGATGTATCTACTCGTGGAGGGCGCCGGGGCGCACCTCGACACGGCCGCGATCCTGCGGGTGGCCAAGGAGGCCGGGGTGAAACGTGTCGTGTTGCAGTCGTCGCAGGCAGCCGGCACACGACCCGATTCCGTGTCGCACGCTCCCCTGCGGGCCATCGAGGACCTCGTACGGGAAGCCGGTCCGGAGTGGACGATCCTGCGCCCCGGCGGTTTCGCCTCCAACGCCTTCGCCTGGGCCGCATCGATGCGCGCCGCGGGCACAGTGGCCGCCCCGTTCGGCGACGTCGGCCTGCCCGTGATCGACCCGGACGACATCGCCGCGGTGGCGGCCACCGTCCTGCCCGGTGGACACGAGGGCCGTACGTATGAACTGACCGGACCGGCCCTGAGCACGCCGCGGCAGCGGGTCGCCGACCTGGCCGCCGTGCTGGGCCGGCCGATCAACTTCGTCGACCAGACCCCGGAGCAGGCCCGCGAGCAGATGCTGCAGTTCATGCCGCCGCCCGTGGTGGAAGGCACACTGGCGATCCTGGGCGCGCCGACCGCGCGGGAGCAGCGGATCAGCCCCGACGTGGCCGCGGTGCTGGGCCGGCCGCCGAGGACCTTCGCCGAGTGGGCCGCACGCCACGTACGTCAGCTCAGCCCCAACTGA
- a CDS encoding DUF1877 family protein encodes MSLLGDLVRLSPQLREDIRSHPATAYERMTTFGDPERLELDWEWKLFGPLFTAAGFSVNPFRSGVLFPEEPNGFARALDPPQVAEASARLDRTPFTALAPHLLGALVERDTVRVDYDYDSPTYGRPLPPERIVTPSFTDEELDSYRTRLTASYTDLTHFYRAATHNGECTVFWAA; translated from the coding sequence ATGAGCCTGCTCGGTGACCTCGTCCGGCTCTCGCCGCAGCTGCGCGAGGACATCCGATCCCACCCCGCGACCGCGTACGAACGGATGACCACGTTCGGCGATCCGGAACGACTCGAACTCGACTGGGAGTGGAAGCTGTTCGGCCCCCTGTTCACGGCGGCCGGCTTCAGCGTCAACCCGTTCCGGTCGGGCGTCTTGTTCCCCGAGGAGCCAAACGGTTTCGCCCGCGCCCTGGACCCTCCTCAGGTGGCGGAGGCATCCGCCCGGCTCGACCGGACGCCGTTCACCGCGCTCGCCCCCCACCTGCTCGGCGCGTTGGTGGAACGAGACACCGTACGGGTCGACTACGACTACGACTCACCCACGTACGGCCGGCCCCTGCCCCCGGAACGCATCGTGACACCGAGCTTCACCGATGAGGAACTCGACTCCTACCGCACCCGGCTGACCGCCAGTTACACCGACCTGACCCACTTCTATCGCGCAGCCACCCACAACGGCGAATGCACTGTCTTCTGGGCAGCATGA
- a CDS encoding DUF402 domain-containing protein, with protein MSWAPGDTVLYRYGRDGRARFVRVGRVITDDADGLALWVAPGSPQIESVLADGRPLRAVPIAGRASLPRARRRSTWRGAGIVHFAPAAGEWSLWWFFDSAQRFTGWYGNLESSRTRWEADGVRGVDTADRALDVWITPDGAGRWKDEDEFAALTGRPGRWSAAQVPAIRAAGEQLMSLASAGAPPFDGRWTDYRPDPRWGAVTLPDNWDLPHRAAP; from the coding sequence ATGAGCTGGGCTCCCGGCGACACCGTCCTCTACCGGTACGGGCGGGACGGCCGGGCGCGTTTCGTCCGCGTCGGCCGGGTCATCACCGACGACGCCGACGGGCTGGCACTGTGGGTCGCGCCGGGGTCGCCGCAGATCGAGTCCGTGCTGGCCGACGGGCGGCCGCTGCGCGCGGTCCCGATCGCCGGCCGGGCGTCCCTGCCCCGGGCCCGGCGTCGTTCGACCTGGCGCGGTGCGGGCATCGTGCATTTCGCCCCGGCTGCCGGCGAGTGGTCGCTGTGGTGGTTCTTCGACTCGGCGCAGCGCTTCACCGGCTGGTACGGCAATCTCGAGTCCTCCCGTACGAGGTGGGAAGCTGACGGTGTGAGGGGCGTGGACACCGCGGACCGGGCACTCGACGTGTGGATCACGCCGGACGGCGCGGGCCGGTGGAAGGACGAGGACGAGTTCGCCGCGCTCACCGGGCGGCCCGGCCGGTGGAGTGCCGCGCAGGTTCCGGCGATCCGTGCGGCCGGGGAGCAGCTGATGAGCCTGGCCTCGGCCGGTGCCCCACCGTTCGACGGGCGCTGGACCGATTACCGGCCCGACCCGCGATGGGGGGCCGTCACGCTGCCGGACAACTGGGACCTGCCGCATCGGGCCGCGCCGTGA
- a CDS encoding SDR family oxidoreductase: MARTAPDLTIPDLTGKIAVVTGASDGMGLGIAARLAKAGAEVVMPVRNRLKGEKAIARIKQEHPKAAVSLRDLDLSSLASVAALGTTLRDEERPIHLLINNAGVMTPPSRQTTADGFELQFGSNHLGHFALVAHLLPLLRAGRARVTSQLSVAANSGSINWDDLNWEKSYNAGRAYSQSKIAFGLFGLELERRSQAGGWGITSNIAHPGIAPTNLLAAQPHMGRAKDTTSVRLIRTLSRHGILAGTPDSGALPALMAATSPEARGGLFYGPSGLGHLSGAPAEQALYSRLRSPEDAERIWRISENLTGATFLARR; encoded by the coding sequence ATGGCCCGCACCGCTCCCGACCTGACCATTCCCGATCTCACCGGCAAGATCGCCGTCGTCACCGGCGCCAGCGACGGCATGGGGCTGGGCATCGCCGCCCGGCTGGCCAAGGCCGGCGCCGAGGTCGTCATGCCCGTACGGAATCGCCTCAAGGGCGAGAAGGCGATCGCGCGAATCAAACAGGAACACCCGAAGGCCGCGGTCTCGCTGCGTGACCTCGACCTGTCGTCGCTGGCGTCGGTGGCCGCGCTGGGGACGACGCTGCGTGACGAGGAGCGGCCGATCCACCTGCTGATCAACAACGCCGGGGTGATGACCCCGCCGAGCCGGCAGACCACCGCCGACGGGTTCGAGCTGCAGTTCGGCAGCAACCACCTGGGGCATTTCGCCCTGGTGGCCCACCTGCTGCCGCTGCTGCGGGCCGGCCGGGCGCGGGTGACGTCGCAACTGAGCGTGGCTGCCAACTCGGGTTCGATCAACTGGGACGACCTGAACTGGGAGAAGTCCTACAACGCGGGCCGGGCTTACAGCCAGTCGAAGATCGCGTTCGGCCTGTTCGGTCTGGAACTGGAACGGCGCAGCCAGGCCGGCGGCTGGGGCATCACGAGCAACATCGCCCACCCCGGCATCGCGCCGACGAACTTGCTGGCCGCCCAGCCGCACATGGGACGGGCCAAGGACACCACCTCCGTACGGCTCATCCGCACACTGTCCCGGCACGGCATTCTGGCCGGGACACCCGATTCGGGGGCTCTGCCGGCGCTGATGGCCGCCACGTCACCCGAGGCGCGCGGTGGCCTCTTCTACGGCCCCAGCGGTCTCGGGCACCTCAGTGGCGCGCCCGCCGAGCAGGCACTGTATTCGCGGCTGCGCAGCCCCGAGGACGCCGAGCGGATCTGGCGCATCTCGGAGAACCTGACCGGCGCGACGTTCCTGGCCCGGCGGTGA
- a CDS encoding ZIP family metal transporter, protein MPEWLQAGGWGLLAGSALVIGAAIGYLVRIPRHAVASVMAFGAGVLLSAVAFELISEADDRGGMMPTVLGAVAGALIYTGCNVLLARRGARHRKRSGDQQPSEQQQAGSGTAIAMGALLDGVPESIVIGTSLLGGGAVGLVTVAAVFISNVPEGLSSAAGMRNAGRSPRYVFGLWIAIALISGLAAVAGYTLLGGAPAAVLAAVTALAAGAILAMVADTMIPEAFESAHLLIGLVTVAGFLVAFGLSQAGR, encoded by the coding sequence ATGCCCGAGTGGTTGCAGGCTGGAGGATGGGGACTGCTGGCCGGTTCCGCGCTGGTCATCGGCGCGGCCATCGGCTACCTGGTCCGCATTCCGCGTCACGCTGTCGCCTCGGTCATGGCCTTCGGCGCCGGTGTTCTGCTGTCCGCGGTCGCGTTCGAGCTCATCTCCGAGGCCGACGACCGCGGCGGAATGATGCCGACCGTGCTCGGCGCCGTCGCCGGGGCGCTGATCTACACCGGTTGCAACGTCCTGCTGGCCCGGCGCGGGGCCCGGCACCGCAAGCGCTCCGGCGATCAGCAGCCCTCCGAGCAGCAGCAGGCCGGATCGGGCACGGCCATCGCCATGGGGGCGTTGCTCGACGGCGTGCCCGAGTCGATAGTGATCGGGACCAGCTTGCTCGGCGGGGGCGCCGTCGGACTGGTCACGGTGGCCGCGGTGTTCATCAGCAACGTGCCGGAAGGGTTGTCCAGCGCCGCCGGCATGCGCAACGCCGGCCGCAGTCCCCGCTACGTCTTCGGTCTGTGGATCGCGATCGCGCTGATCAGCGGACTGGCCGCCGTCGCCGGATACACCCTGCTGGGCGGGGCCCCGGCTGCGGTCCTGGCCGCGGTGACCGCCCTGGCCGCCGGGGCGATCCTGGCCATGGTGGCCGACACGATGATCCCGGAAGCGTTCGAGTCGGCGCATCTGCTGATCGGGCTGGTCACTGTCGCGGGCTTCCTGGTGGCTTTCGGCCTGTCCCAGGCGGGCCGCTGA
- a CDS encoding SRPBCC family protein: MTTVTESVDVDVPIRTAYDQWTQFEDFPQFMDGVESITQIDDTHTHWVTKIAGQTREFDAEITEQHPDERVAWTSTSGDTKHAGVVTFHRLDDTKTRVTVQLDWEPEGFVEKVGSAVGVDSHQVKADTKRFKEFIENRGGATGSWRGDVERPGA, from the coding sequence GTGACCACCGTTACCGAGTCCGTCGACGTCGACGTACCGATCCGTACCGCTTACGACCAGTGGACCCAGTTCGAGGACTTCCCGCAGTTCATGGACGGGGTTGAGTCGATCACCCAGATCGACGACACGCACACGCACTGGGTGACCAAGATCGCTGGGCAGACCCGCGAGTTCGACGCGGAGATCACCGAGCAGCACCCCGACGAGCGGGTCGCGTGGACCAGCACCAGCGGCGACACCAAGCACGCCGGCGTCGTCACGTTCCACCGCCTCGACGACACCAAGACCCGGGTGACCGTCCAGCTCGACTGGGAGCCCGAGGGCTTCGTGGAGAAGGTCGGCAGCGCCGTCGGAGTGGACAGCCACCAGGTCAAGGCCGACACGAAGCGCTTCAAGGAGTTCATCGAGAACCGTGGCGGCGCCACCGGTTCGTGGCGGGGCGACGTCGAGCGGCCCGGCGCCTGA
- a CDS encoding NAD(P)H-binding protein — translation MTKTVLVSGASGFIGSHVAAKLAEDGYRVRAMTRHPEKYDGAGEPVAADVSDPASLREAFTGVDVAYYLIHSLGSDDFEQRDADAARSFAEAAANAGVERIVYLGGLGADGGELSAHLRSRREVEEILRSGPVPVTVLRAAVVIGHGGISWEMTRQLAERLPAMVTPRWVNTRTQPIALPDAVRYLVGVLEPAEARGQTYEIGGPEVLRYIDMLQRVARIRGARLPNVTVPLLTPRLSSAWLKFVTDVDSATARNLVDSMTTEVVVRDDAITRVVPGAPMSYDDAVRLALADRERVAR, via the coding sequence GTGACTAAGACGGTTCTGGTGAGCGGGGCTTCCGGTTTCATCGGCTCGCACGTGGCGGCGAAGCTGGCCGAGGACGGGTACCGGGTGCGCGCGATGACCCGGCACCCGGAGAAGTACGACGGCGCGGGGGAGCCGGTCGCGGCCGACGTGTCCGACCCGGCGAGTCTGCGCGAGGCGTTCACGGGTGTGGACGTGGCCTACTACCTGATCCATTCGCTCGGCTCGGACGACTTCGAGCAGCGCGACGCCGATGCGGCCCGCAGCTTCGCCGAGGCCGCCGCGAACGCCGGGGTGGAGCGGATCGTCTACCTCGGCGGCCTCGGCGCGGACGGTGGCGAACTGTCGGCGCACCTGCGGTCCCGCCGCGAGGTCGAGGAGATCCTGCGGTCCGGGCCGGTGCCGGTGACGGTGCTGCGGGCCGCGGTGGTGATCGGGCACGGCGGCATCTCGTGGGAGATGACCCGTCAGCTGGCCGAGCGGCTGCCCGCGATGGTGACGCCGCGCTGGGTCAACACCCGTACGCAGCCGATCGCGCTGCCCGACGCCGTGCGCTACCTGGTCGGGGTGCTGGAGCCGGCCGAGGCCCGCGGGCAGACGTACGAGATCGGCGGGCCCGAGGTGCTCCGGTACATCGACATGCTGCAGCGGGTGGCCCGGATCCGGGGCGCGCGGCTGCCCAACGTCACCGTGCCGCTGCTGACCCCGCGGTTGTCGTCGGCGTGGCTGAAGTTCGTCACCGATGTCGACTCGGCCACCGCCCGCAACCTGGTCGACTCGATGACCACCGAGGTGGTGGTGCGCGACGACGCGATCACCCGGGTCGTGCCGGGCGCGCCGATGAGCTACGACGACGCCGTACGGCTGGCCCTGGCCGACCGGGAGCGGGTGGCCCGGTGA
- a CDS encoding winged helix-turn-helix transcriptional regulator has translation MQETADPELACPVAPVVDIVFSRWTTPILWSLHTFGRQRFVELERRLTSITPKVLTQRLRQLERDGLIARTYYAEMPPRVEYEITELGASLGPLFAHLATWADIHLPEVDRARQTYDAAR, from the coding sequence GTGCAGGAAACCGCGGATCCCGAACTGGCGTGCCCGGTCGCGCCGGTCGTCGACATCGTGTTCAGCCGCTGGACGACACCGATCCTGTGGAGCCTGCACACCTTCGGCCGCCAGCGGTTCGTCGAGCTGGAACGACGGCTGACCAGCATCACGCCGAAGGTGCTGACGCAGCGGCTGCGTCAGCTCGAACGTGACGGCCTGATCGCCCGCACCTACTACGCCGAGATGCCACCCCGCGTCGAATACGAGATCACCGAGCTCGGCGCCAGCCTCGGCCCGCTCTTCGCTCACCTGGCCACCTGGGCCGACATCCACCTGCCGGAGGTGGACCGGGCGCGGCAGACCTACGACGCCGCACGATAG
- a CDS encoding CPBP family intramembrane glutamic endopeptidase — translation MNSAWLRRALGPSLIDRVERDHQQTDQAFRRRRIVVAFTLVAGAVLLGISLSVRPGDDLFYLLTVLVAATWIIGALLSGPLHLGRIAFRDRLRRPIITPMVTGLVLGAVFVTGSLIVREIPALRELVNSVLAHARYGAIVPIAAVTLLNGVAEEVFFRGALFAAIGRRHAVLISTVIYAAATVATGNLMLVFAAALLGFVLGLQRRASGGILAPILTHVTWSTTMLFALPALIHQ, via the coding sequence GTGAACTCGGCCTGGCTGCGGCGCGCCCTCGGTCCGTCGCTGATCGACCGGGTCGAACGTGACCACCAGCAGACCGATCAGGCGTTCCGCCGGCGCCGCATCGTCGTGGCGTTCACCTTGGTCGCGGGGGCCGTGCTGCTCGGGATCTCCCTGTCGGTGCGGCCCGGCGACGACCTGTTCTACCTGCTGACCGTGCTGGTGGCGGCCACCTGGATCATCGGGGCGCTGCTGTCGGGGCCGCTGCACCTGGGCCGCATCGCGTTCCGGGACCGCCTGCGCCGGCCGATCATCACCCCGATGGTGACCGGGCTCGTGCTGGGCGCCGTCTTCGTCACCGGTTCGCTGATCGTGCGGGAGATACCGGCGCTGCGTGAGCTCGTCAACAGTGTGCTGGCCCACGCCCGTTACGGCGCCATCGTGCCGATCGCGGCGGTCACCCTGCTCAACGGCGTGGCCGAGGAAGTCTTCTTCCGCGGCGCCCTGTTCGCGGCGATCGGCCGCCGGCACGCCGTGCTCATCTCCACCGTCATCTACGCCGCGGCCACCGTGGCCACCGGAAACCTCATGCTCGTCTTCGCGGCGGCCCTGCTCGGCTTCGTGCTGGGCCTGCAGCGGCGCGCCTCGGGCGGCATCCTGGCCCCGATCCTGACCCACGTCACCTGGTCCACCACGATGCTGTTCGCCCTGCCGGCGCTGATCCACCAATGA
- a CDS encoding DoxX family protein → MRSALTTTGQLLLGALLLVTGTAHLTFARTEFRAQVPTWVPLDPGVVVIASGLAELLLAVALLSTWKQPWRSVAGALTAAFFVAILPGNIAQFTEHRDAFGLDTDAARAVRLLFQPLLVLWALATTDAIGTLRKRRNDEPAR, encoded by the coding sequence ATGCGGAGTGCGCTCACCACCACAGGCCAGCTCCTGCTGGGTGCGCTGCTCCTGGTCACCGGCACAGCCCATCTGACCTTCGCCCGTACGGAGTTCCGCGCGCAAGTTCCGACGTGGGTCCCGCTCGACCCGGGCGTCGTCGTCATCGCCTCCGGCCTGGCCGAACTGCTGCTCGCCGTGGCCCTGCTGAGCACCTGGAAGCAGCCGTGGCGGTCCGTCGCGGGCGCGCTCACGGCGGCCTTCTTCGTCGCGATCCTGCCCGGCAACATCGCCCAGTTCACCGAGCACCGCGACGCCTTCGGCCTCGACACGGACGCGGCCCGCGCCGTCCGCCTGCTCTTCCAGCCGCTGCTCGTGCTGTGGGCCCTCGCCACGACAGATGCCATCGGCACCCTGAGAAAGCGACGTAACGATGAGCCTGCTCGGTGA